The sequence below is a genomic window from Methanocellales archaeon.
CTGGCGTATCGCTGCGAGGCATGGCAGTGTAATGTAAATATTATATGTTTCGTTTCCACGTTTTGAGTTAAATAGAGTTAAAGTTCACTTTTATAATCAAATGCATTTTTTATATCTCTCTTTCCAACCTTTCAACAAAAAGGGCTATTTTGAGAGTTGTGGGTGGTTAAATGTGACCTATAGTGGGTTTATTTGATGAAAAGAAGTATTATGGTGGGATATTGGTAGGGGAAGTTAAGGTAAATTGTAAAAAGTTATGTTTTTATATAAACGCTAGAAATGGGTAGATGAACAATGTCCAACAAAACCTTTTAACATCTTGGGGGCGATGAGTTAGATCGGGGGATCATTGCCACCTTTTATTCTCTTTACGATTCTATTATTCTCTTTACGATTCTATTGGACCCCGTACTAATCTATTCATTGTACTTTGCTTTATCTATCAGATCGCTTGCAACCCTCTCCGCATCAGCCATTATCTTCGACTCGTTTAAGGTGGTGAGTTCATAGTTTTCCATCAGGATTTTACCGTCCACTATGCATGTGGAGACATCGCTGCCCTTTGCACAATAGACTAAATGCGAGACCATATCGTGCTTTGGGGTCAGATGGGGCTTGTTTGTGTCGATGATTATGATGTCTGCTTTCATGCCTATTGATATGGCTCCTGCATCGATTCCAAGTGACCTCGCTCCATTAATCGTTGCCATATTTAGTGCCTCTCTCGCAGGAATCATGGTAGGATCGAGTTTGTTGACCTTATGGAGCAGAGCGGCCATCTTCATTTCTCTGAACATGTCGAGATCGTTGTTTGATGCACATCCGTCAGTTCCCAAGGCTACAATAATCCCACATTTGAGAAGTTCTGGAATAGGTGCAATTCCCGATCCAAGTTTCATGTTGCTGGTTGGATTGTGTGCTACTTTGACATCATTCCTCTTTAAAATCCTTATATCCTCCTCCGAAAGCCAAACGCAATGCGCAGCTAAAACCCCTGGTCCAAGAAAATTTATCTTATCCAAAAGTTTTACAGGTGACATATCCTGCTTTTTCTGGATTTCATCGATCTCTGCTTCCGTTTCAGCCAGATGGGTGTGTATTTTTACGCCATCTTTATCTGACAGTTCTCTTACTTGGCTCAAAAACTCCGGGGAACACGTATTCGGGGCATGTGGGCCATACATAGTTGTTATCCTGCCATTTGCTGCGTTGTTCCATTTTTTGACAAACTCCTTGCCAATCTTTAGTTCTTTTTCAGCCCTGGTTTCATCTCCGAGTTCGATCATACCATAGGATAGCACGCCTCTAATTCCAGACTCTTCTACTGCTCTGGCAGTCCCATCCATGCGTATGTACATGTCCGCGCATGTGGTTGTGCCTGACTTGATCATCTCTACGCAGCCCAGCAAGGCACCTACATACACATCTCTTTCATCCAGCTTTGCCTCTACCGGCCATATGTATTCGTTGAGCCATCGAGCCAGTGAAAAATCGTCTGCATAGCCCCTAAGTAACGTCATTCCGAGGTGAGTATGGGCATTAATCAAACCAGGCATCACTATTCCGTTTCTGGCATCAATTACCCTATCGGTCGAGACCTTTTTACCTATATTAGCGATAATTCTGTCCTCGATGGTTACGCATCCCTTGACCAAACCCTCTGGTGTGAGAATCCATCCATTCTCGATGAGGACATCATAATGCTCGGAGTTTGCTGTCATGATCTTATACCCTTATGGAAATGAGACTTCATACTGATAAAAATGTCGAAAGCTATATAACATATATATATAATTAAAAATATGCTCAAGACAAGAAAATGCCCAAGGGGGTTAAGGCTCAATACAACTGTTTTTCTGTTATGGCAAGAAAATTGCTTCAAAACTCTCAAAATGAGTGCTGAAATACTTTTTAAATCCTGGGAATCTTTTTTATTCTCTGATTTTTTTAACTCTTTTTTGATCTTTGTTTTATGGTCAAAAGAGCAAATACTAGGACTCCGGCAACGAAACCCGTAGGAAATCCTACGAAAAATGAAAAGAAAATTCTGCTTTGAAGTAAGTCTGTAACAATTATTGTTACCGCTATAAAAACCAATAAAGAGAAGAATATGTTCCTGAGTTTGCTTGCTGCTGAATTATTCTTTTTTGTTTGTCGTTTGGCGTTCATTTCATCGTAACCAATTGAAACTTAATTCTTTAAAAAACTTTTTTCGGGGGAGAGCTCCTAGTAATGTTTTATAACTTATAGCGATAAAAGAAGTTTTTGCGGTAACAACGATTTGTATGGGGGCGAGCAGGTCGGCAAAGTATGCACTACCCTCAGATATAAAAAATAAATACTTGCTATTTGGGTGTCAAAAGTACTTAGAATAAATTGTTCAAACTGATTTTTAGTTTTTAAAAACCAGTGGGATGCAAGTAATTACCATACCGTCATGTATCATATGTTCTTAAGCTTACAGAGATTTGGTATCGTGCTATAGATGTTCGATTTTATCTCTCACTTGTTGACGTACAGGTGTATCTCCATGTTTTTTTATGTAATCCGTGATCCACAAACCAAGCTCTCTTGCCTCTGCCTCACCCCGTTTCTCCAACACCGTATTAAGGGCACCTCTGTACATCCCTTTCTGCCTGGAAAAACCTCGGCGATCGATGTTCATCTCCACTACCAATTTATCGATCGTTTGAATGGATTCGTCGACCACGTTTTTTCTATCAGTAATCTTCTCCTCATCAGCCCTAAATAGCTTCTTGATCGCATCAATAAGTCTATCGACCATCTGAATTCCTCCATTTTTAATTGTATTTAAACAATAAATATTTACTGTGTTATAAGATTTACTGTGTCTAGATAGTTAAGCAGGTGAGTTTTCACATGATAAATCTATTAATTGGGAATTATTACAATTTTATTTAAGACTTTTGCATTTTTAAGATAAAAGATGTTTACATTTAGTTAATTTTTTTTTGACTTTGTACTATGTATTTTTTAGCGGTATCATGGCATTGTTCACTAATAAAAGCCAATTCAATAAAGATAGTTGATTGCTGGCATGCTTAAGAGTGGGTCCATTGGTCAAAATTATAAAAAATCAGTATTTACCACACCAATATGATGGTAATATAATTAAGGATGAAATTAGCAGATGTCAATTGCAATCTTAACCTGCCATGATCTATTTATATGTTCTCTTGATATCCATTTGGACTTATCTCACGATGGTTCCTGAGCTATCTTTTGTGGATATGTCCTCATGAGCATTATTTGATACCATGTTGTCTTCTAAAATGTTTCCGATGCCTGATTCTATATTTATTCCAATTCCACTGTTGCCATTAATGTTGTTTCCCCGGATTGTATTGTAACTCGCATTAATGTAGATATTAATGCCAAAGCCATCATTCTCTTTGAAATCATTGTTCTCCACAAGATTGTTATTGGAGTCCATCTTCATCGAGAGGCCGCCGCCCCCCACAGGTGAAAGGCCATTATTGTTTCCTTTGTTGCCCCTCACCGTGTTTTGGGAAGAGTGTTCATGAACAGCGAATCCAAACCATCCGTTGAGCAGGGCAGTATTATTTTCCATTATGGAATTATTTGTGTTATATATGCTGATTCCGTGCCTGGAATTGAATTTTGCAAGATTATCAAATATTTTGACGTTTGAAGATCGATCTATCTGTATGCCAGCATCATCGTTGTTCAATACCGTATTATTTTTTATTGTTATATCCTCGGAATCCCATACAGAGATTCCCTGCCTTACATTGTTTCTGAATACTGAGTTGATTATTTCAATGTTGGAACAATCTTGCATAAAGATGCCCCACTTGGGAACATATTCTATAATAACATTTTCTATTCGCCCATTATCAACGTTCATTAGATAAATTCCGTCTCTTTTATCATCACCCTCGACGGTGATATAAGAATCTCTTATTACAAAATGTGCCCTCGAGTCTCTTATGAAAATACCGTAGTTATTTTCAGCATATATGTGCCAGTTTTCGATAATATATGGGTTATCTTCTGTACCGCTTCCTTTAACAACGCCATTTTCGGGTGTGAATCCATCATTAGATATGGAAATGGGTTCATGCAACGGTCGCAAATCACCAGCAGCGATATGTACCGTGATGGCTTTCTTGGCTGGTGAATATAAACCGTCGCCTGCGAAGGAAGCTGTTATCATTGTTTGTGTTGATTCTCTGGTGACTGGGGCAGTATACTTAATCGTGATCTTGCCTTGATAATCTGTGAATGAGTCTTCAATGTCTATAGTACCTTTGCTTACTGACCATGTGATAAGCTTGTCTTCCAGTGGAATGCCCTCTAACGTCAGAAAAGCATCGAGACTGGTTGCCATATGAGATTCAGTACTGATTTCAGCTGGTTTAACTGTCAGCTCTGTTGATTTCTGGCTATCCACATCCCTGTCGAATAAGTATAAGTGTCTATCCTCGCTTACAGCTGCCGTGTAATTCCCGTCAGAAGATATTGAAATTCCTGTAACATCGTCCCCTGTTCTATAGCTCCACAGAGGTTTGCCGCTGAAAGAAATAAGGTATATGTGGTCGTCTTCGCTTGCTGCTACTATATATCTGCCGTCATAAGAGATGTCAACATCAAAAACGCGGCCTCCTATTTTATAACTCCATAGAAGCTCACCTATTTGAGAGAACATGTATAAATTAGAATCCCAGCCACCAGCCACTATGAATCTCCCATCAGGGGTCATTGAAAGTGCATAGATGTCCCCCCATGTAGTATAACTCCATAAAGGAACATTACTTTCTTTGGAAAATAAGCGGACTGTACCTGCGTTGTCGCCCGTGGCAATGTAACTGCCATCAGAAGAGATGGCAACCTGGCTGGTCCACTCACTGGGACCATAGCTCCATAGAGGGGTACTGCTTTCTCGGGAAAAGAGGAGTACATTGGGTTCTGACCCGGAGTCAGTTCCTGCCACAATATACTTGCCATTGGAAGAGATGGCAACTGAATTATACGTACTGCCAGAGGATTTTCTCTTATAATTCCATATTGGATTACTGTTTTCTTTAGAAAACAAACAAATGTTCCTTTGTCCTATAGATACTATGTAATTTCCATCATCAGACATATCCACTCTCCAGACGCGTTCCCCTGCCTCATACCTCCATATGGGTTTTTCATCTTCGCTTGAAATTAAATAAACAATGCCTGGATCGACGGCTGTCGTGATATATCTGCCATCAGAAGAGATAGCAGTGGACATGGTCACTCGAGTGTTGTATCTATGAATAAGTTCGCCTGTACGTGAAAATAATTCTTTACCGCTGGTAATGTATTCACCATTAGGGGATATTACCACGTCCTGAGAACTGTCAACCCTTTTTACCCACATAAGGAGCTTTTCAGCAGGATGATCTAAAGAAGAATCCGAAGGCTGGTGCAAACAACCGGCGATTAAGACTATTCCGACAATAACTATTGATGAGATTAAATTTTTAAATTTCACAAGATAAAGTTACGCTTGACTCTTTAAAAAATGTTTATCTCTACTGATGCTATGTAAAAGATTCTTGCTATTTATTTTATTTCTCTTACAACCCAACTATCGACCAGATCCGTGGAATTTTGACCCTCAGAACTACTACTGCCATAGTTACGAAATCCTATAACCTTTTTACCATCATTTTAGCCTGTACCGTAGAACTTTATTGATAGTTTCAACAAGATTACTAACTTTGTGGTATGAGCATGAAAAATACTACTGCTGTTTTTATGAAATCCTACCTTATATCGCTACTCTTGGTTTAAAATATTAGAAGTAATGTAATCAATATCGGTTGATGAATTAGGTAAATCAATAATGAGTGCCTTCCTAAAAAGCAAAATAATCTTATAAAAGAAAAATTAGACAAATCCAAAAAATTAAATTTCCGTGTGTAGTTGGCATATAACAGATTTCCGATAAATAAGCCGATTAAAATCACTCCAAACCACGGGAAAATAGGAAAGTAGTCAACAGTGTAAAAGATCTCTGGCTTGAATCCCAGCCAAATCAACCAAGGGAAGCCAAAGGTAAACTTCTTCACATATATCCCAATAGATATAAAAGTAATTCCTATCAAAAGGTT
It includes:
- a CDS encoding right-handed parallel beta-helix repeat-containing protein — encoded protein: MKFKNLISSIVIVGIVLIAGCLHQPSDSSLDHPAEKLLMWVKRVDSSQDVVISPNGEYITSGKELFSRTGELIHRYNTRVTMSTAISSDGRYITTAVDPGIVYLISSEDEKPIWRYEAGERVWRVDMSDDGNYIVSIGQRNICLFSKENSNPIWNYKRKSSGSTYNSVAISSNGKYIVAGTDSGSEPNVLLFSRESSTPLWSYGPSEWTSQVAISSDGSYIATGDNAGTVRLFSKESNVPLWSYTTWGDIYALSMTPDGRFIVAGGWDSNLYMFSQIGELLWSYKIGGRVFDVDISYDGRYIVAASEDDHIYLISFSGKPLWSYRTGDDVTGISISSDGNYTAAVSEDRHLYLFDRDVDSQKSTELTVKPAEISTESHMATSLDAFLTLEGIPLEDKLITWSVSKGTIDIEDSFTDYQGKITIKYTAPVTRESTQTMITASFAGDGLYSPAKKAITVHIAAGDLRPLHEPISISNDGFTPENGVVKGSGTEDNPYIIENWHIYAENNYGIFIRDSRAHFVIRDSYITVEGDDKRDGIYLMNVDNGRIENVIIEYVPKWGIFMQDCSNIEIINSVFRNNVRQGISVWDSEDITIKNNTVLNNDDAGIQIDRSSNVKIFDNLAKFNSRHGISIYNTNNSIMENNTALLNGWFGFAVHEHSSQNTVRGNKGNNNGLSPVGGGGLSMKMDSNNNLVENNDFKENDGFGINIYINASYNTIRGNNINGNSGIGINIESGIGNILEDNMVSNNAHEDISTKDSSGTIVR
- a CDS encoding amidohydrolase family protein — its product is MTANSEHYDVLIENGWILTPEGLVKGCVTIEDRIIANIGKKVSTDRVIDARNGIVMPGLINAHTHLGMTLLRGYADDFSLARWLNEYIWPVEAKLDERDVYVGALLGCVEMIKSGTTTCADMYIRMDGTARAVEESGIRGVLSYGMIELGDETRAEKELKIGKEFVKKWNNAANGRITTMYGPHAPNTCSPEFLSQVRELSDKDGVKIHTHLAETEAEIDEIQKKQDMSPVKLLDKINFLGPGVLAAHCVWLSEEDIRILKRNDVKVAHNPTSNMKLGSGIAPIPELLKCGIIVALGTDGCASNNDLDMFREMKMAALLHKVNKLDPTMIPAREALNMATINGARSLGIDAGAISIGMKADIIIIDTNKPHLTPKHDMVSHLVYCAKGSDVSTCIVDGKILMENYELTTLNESKIMADAERVASDLIDKAKYNE